AGGTAGAGTTTAGACCAACTGAAGTATAATACACTACAAATTTGTAGAGCTGGAGCTGACAAAAGAtaactcttttcatttttgtccaACAGGTTCTTGCTGCGTCAATTTACAACACATGCAAATCTAGAAATTCTAGCAATGCTGTCATGATCACAACCTCAAGCCCAACCTATATAACAGAAACAGGTGACAAAGAAGACAGTCATGCAAAAGAAAAGGTGCCAAGTCAAGAACCAACAGAAAGTCTCAACTTCCTTAACAAAGCAGCAATCAAACAGAATGCCCCCCCAATGCTAGAATGCACAGTCAAGCAAGTAGAAGAAGTCAAGGTAGTATTAAGGATAATCCCAATCTTCATGTCTACCATAATGCTAAACTGCTGTCTTGCTCAGCTCTCTACCTTTTCAGTCCAACAAGCTGCTACAATGAATACTAAGCTTGGCTCCTTAAAGATCCCACCAGCTTCTCTCCCTGTCTTCCCTGTTCTCTTTATCATGATCCTTGCTCCGGTCTATAACCATGTAATCATTCCACTTGCcagaaaaataaccaaaactgAAATGGGGATAACACATTTACAAAGAATAGGGACAGGGCTATTCCTTTCTATCATAGCCATGGCAGTGGCAGCATTGGTAGAAACAAAGCGAAAAAAGGTGGCAGCCAAACTGGGGCTACTAAATTCTGCAGAACCTCTAcctataacatttttttgggtGGCTTTGCAGTACTTGTTCCTTGGATCAGCTGACCTTTTCACTTTGGCTGGCATGATGGAGTTTTTCTTCACTGAGGCACCATCAAGGATGAGATCCTTAGCCACATCTCTCTCCTGGGCCTCACTGGCTATGGGATATTACCTCAGCTCAGTGCTTGTATCCATAATCAATCATGTCACCAGTGCCTATGGACACACACCATGGCTCTTTGGCAGCAACTTGAATCATTATCACCTTGAGAGGTTTTACTGGCTGATGTGTATATTAAGTGGATTAAATTTCCTGCACTACCTCTTC
The Quercus lobata isolate SW786 chromosome 10, ValleyOak3.0 Primary Assembly, whole genome shotgun sequence DNA segment above includes these coding regions:
- the LOC115964164 gene encoding protein NRT1/ PTR FAMILY 4.6 isoform X2 gives rise to the protein MAACSLLPLSWGLLILTIQAHVASLKPPPCILVNANSPCQEVHGAEAVMLFAGLYLVALGVGGIKGSLPPHGAEQFDETTTQGRKQRSSYFNYYVFCLSCGALIAVTFVVWIEDNKGWQWGFGISTATILMSIPVFLLGSPTYRTKIPSGSPITTMLKVLAASIYNTCKSRNSSNAVMITTSSPTYITETGDKEDSHAKEKVPSQEPTESLNFLNKAAIKQNAPPMLECTVKQVEEVKVVLRIIPIFMSTIMLNCCLAQLSTFSVQQAATMNTKLGSLKIPPASLPVFPVLFIMILAPVYNHVIIPLARKITKTEMGITHLQRIGTGLFLSIIAMAVAALVETKRKKVAAKLGLLNSAEPLPITFFWVALQYLFLGSADLFTLAGMMEFFFTEAPSRMRSLATSLSWASLAMGYYLSSVLVSIINHVTSAYGHTPWLFGSNLNHYHLERFYWLMCILSGLNFLHYLFWANRYKYRSMGPDN
- the LOC115964164 gene encoding protein NRT1/ PTR FAMILY 4.6 isoform X1; translated protein: MDEAHLNTWQGYVDWRNRPALKGRHGGMLAASFVLVVEILENLAYLANASNLVLYMSKFMHFSPSSSANNVTNFMGTAFLLALLGGFLADAFFSTYRIYLTSAAIEFMGLLILTIQAHVASLKPPPCILVNANSPCQEVHGAEAVMLFAGLYLVALGVGGIKGSLPPHGAEQFDETTTQGRKQRSSYFNYYVFCLSCGALIAVTFVVWIEDNKGWQWGFGISTATILMSIPVFLLGSPTYRTKIPSGSPITTMLKVLAASIYNTCKSRNSSNAVMITTSSPTYITETGDKEDSHAKEKVPSQEPTESLNFLNKAAIKQNAPPMLECTVKQVEEVKVVLRIIPIFMSTIMLNCCLAQLSTFSVQQAATMNTKLGSLKIPPASLPVFPVLFIMILAPVYNHVIIPLARKITKTEMGITHLQRIGTGLFLSIIAMAVAALVETKRKKVAAKLGLLNSAEPLPITFFWVALQYLFLGSADLFTLAGMMEFFFTEAPSRMRSLATSLSWASLAMGYYLSSVLVSIINHVTSAYGHTPWLFGSNLNHYHLERFYWLMCILSGLNFLHYLFWANRYKYRSMGPDN